A single window of Aedes aegypti strain LVP_AGWG unplaced genomic scaffold, AaegL5.0 Primary Assembly AGWG_AaegL5_hic_scaff_150_PBJ_arrow, whole genome shotgun sequence DNA harbors:
- the LOC110680506 gene encoding lipase 3-like — protein sequence MVLLRGDPVKLALSLLMVLSYGSSVLGNGLIRNDCVCDPLNAFLDSLPLNRERTDQLLETDGYQGRAHRVVTKDGYVLKLYQIWRDQQPVVNSTRGTILLQHGIMHSSSDWLVLGPGRSIAYQLVDLGYDVWLANSRSTMNSHQHEKFCTCSKEFWDYSWHEQGFYDLPAMIDTVLNETQQQRLRLLVYSEGGAMAMVMLSTRPEYNDKLIALDAMAPAAFVSNTWYRYLAIPFAKIPKVFRSAYALYSTNEVTVEACQTEYQICSDLYFQFLNGESVGMNRSWVDRIYQAMPAGGSIKEVLHYVQLIWTRKFAPFDHGPSKNLRLYGQRTPPEYPLDRVSVPVNIHYGLRDKIVDPVGVMRLGSRLINSPRVRMRPYDELQHSDFIYGDAAYNMVYKDVLMWITE from the exons ATGGTTCTTCTGAGGGGAGATCCTGTGAAATTGGCGCTTTCGCTGCTGATGGTGTTGAGCTACGGAAGTTCTGTGCTGGGAAATGGACTGATACGGAACGACTGCGTGTGTGATCCGCTGAATGCCTTCCTCGACTCGTTGCCGCTCAATCGCGAACGAACA GATCAATTGCTAGAGACGGATGGCTATCAAGGAAGAGCACACAGAGTTGTTACAAAGGATGGCTACGTGCTGAAGCTGTATCAGATTTGGCGCGATCAACAGCCAGTGGTGAACTCAACACGTGGGACGATCCTGCTGCAGCACGGGATCATGCATTCTTCATCGGACTGGTTAGTGTTGGGACCGGGTCGATCGATCGCCTATCAGTTGGTAGACCTTGGTTATGACGTGTGGCTGGCAAACAGTAGATCTACGATGAACTCGCATCAGCACGAGAAGTTCTGCACTTGTTCAAAGGAGTTCTGGGACTACAGTTGGCACGAACAAGGCTTTTACGATCTGCCGGCGATGATCGACACGGTCCTGAACGAAACTCAGCAGCAGCGACTCCGGTTGTTAGTCTACTCAGAAGGTGGAGCTATGGCAATGGTCATGCTCTCAACCCGACCCGAATACAACGATAAATTGATCGCGCTGGATGCCATGGCTCCGGCAGCGTTCGTCTCCAACACTTGGTACCGCTACCTGGCCATACCGTTCGCCAAGATCCCGAAAGTCTTCCGG TCGGCCTACGCGCTATACTCAACCAACGAAGTTACGGTAGAGGCCTGCCAAACGGAGTACCAGATCTGCTCGGATCTTTATTTCCAATTCCTGAACGGTGAGAGCGTCGGCATGAATCGGTCCTGGGTGGATCGAATCTACCAGGCCATGCCTGCCGGCGGATCCATCAAGGAGGTCCTGCACTACGTCCAGCTGATCTGGACCCGCAAGTTCGCGCCGTTCGATCACGGTCCGTCGAAGAACTTGCGGCTCTACGGACAACGGACGCCTCCGGAGTACCCGTTGGATCGAGTGTCTGTGCCAGTGAACATCCACTACGGACTACGGGATAAGATCGTCGATCCGGTGGGAGTGATGCGGCTTGGCTCCCGGCTCATCAACAGCCCAAGGGTTCGCATGAGGCCGTACGACGAGCTGCAGCACTCGGACTTTATCTACGGCGATGCCGCTTATAATATGGTGTACAAAGATGTTCTTATGTGGATAACGGAATAA